One Aegilops tauschii subsp. strangulata cultivar AL8/78 chromosome 7, Aet v6.0, whole genome shotgun sequence genomic window carries:
- the LOC120969175 gene encoding uncharacterized protein — METSQKTLPDIPGDLLEKIFVRLPTPEDLARTSAACVTFRGVVTDGSFLRSFRRLHAPPVLGFFAHSQFHPAPPPHPSARAARALALAADFSFSFLPSYCRWGVCDSRDGRVLLARKPEKGKEAPIFTELVVCDPLHRQYILLPTVPEDLVASVENSVKDCFGRFCVPFLISPNKAEETEFRVIWMARCGINLTVLIFSSSTGEWLAASSSQDWRDIVVVGDPFYFLRPHFSGGCIYWDSPLNQNKLLVLDTSTMEFSIADFPPGEWGDVKLAIVDAGEGRFGMFSIHDGDEGGESVLNYMVGQNKGESSGQLKKVSLSLGYGHRYYFTNYATQNYLILLRTEARPYVGLSQAPSKIEFFSLDVKTMQLERMFIEPSMFGGSKVHIYTNFPPSLLSSPTI; from the coding sequence ATGGAGACCAGCCAGAAAACTTTGCCGGACATCCCCGGCGACCTCTTGGAGAAGATATTCGTCCGGCTGCCCACCCCAGAAGATCTCGCTCGCACCTCCGCCGCCTGCGTCACGTTCCGCGGAGTCGTCACCGACGGCTCCTTCCTCCGCAGCTTCCGCCGCCTCCACGCACCACCAGTCCTCGGCTTCTTCGCGCATAGCCAGTTCCATCCCGCTCCGCCGCCTCACCCCTCCGCGCGTGCCGCCCGCGCGCTTGCCCTAGCCGCTGACTTCAGCTTCTCCTTCCTCCCCTCCTACTGCAGATGGGGCGTCTGTGACAGCCGCGATGGCCGCGTCCTTCTTGCTCGCAAGCCCGAAAAGGGCAAGGAGGCCCCGATCTTCACGGAGCTCGTGGTGTGCGACCCCTTGCACCGGCAGTACATCCTGCTCCCCACAGTGCCTGAAGATCTGGTGGCATCCGTGGAAAACTCGGTCAAGGATTGTTTCGGGCGCTTCTGCGTGCCCTTCCTCATTTCACCCAACAAGGCTGAAGAGACTGAGTTCAGAGTGATTTGGATGGCACGTTGCGGAATTAATCTGACCGTCCTCATCTTCTCTTCCAGCACCGGGGAATGGCTAGCCGCCTCATCGTCCCAGGACTGGAGGGATATAGTCGTTGTCGGTGACCCGTTCTATTTTCTCAGGCCCCATTTCTCAGGTGGCTGCATCTACTGGGACTCGCCGTTGAACCAGAACAAGTTGCTCGTGCTGGACACTAGTACTATGGAGTTCTCCATTGCAGATTTCCCACCTGGAGAATGGGGCGATGTAAAATTAGCTATTGTCGATGCAGGGGAAGGCAGGTTTGGGATGTTTAGCATCCATGATGGAGATGAAGGTGGTGAATCTGTTCTTAATTATATGGTTGGGCAAAACAAAGGTGAGAGTTCTGGCCAGCTGAAGAAAGTCTCACTCTCACTAGGTTATGGGCATCGGTATTATTTCACAAACTATGCAACACAGAATTACTTGATCCTATTAAGGACAGAAGCTAGGCCGTACGTAGGCTTATCACAGGCCCCATCAAAGATAGAATTTTTCTCACTGGATGTCAAGACAATGCAGCTTGAGAGGATGTTTATTGAACCTTCCATGTTTGGTGGTTCTAAAGTGCACATATATACCAACTTCCCACCGTCGTTATTGTCTTCACCAACAATATGA